Proteins from a single region of Sphingomonas sp. FARSPH:
- a CDS encoding polysaccharide deacetylase family protein, translating to MTPSAPSKRLLLSIHDVSPRFESQVDRLHDLLSRYAPVDRIALLVVPNHWGTSPITPGSPFATKLRDLAHRGAELFLHGYFHRDDSKHDGRLARLKATQMTAGEGEFLGIDEAAARIKMQAGKSLLEDIAGTPVAGFIAPAWLYGPGTSAALAEMNFALAENHFRVWQPGTGRTLARDPVLTWASRSRSRILSSLAAARTLPLAMRFLPTARIGVHPGDARVPAIMTSIERAVAGLVQTHEPARYADLMKA from the coding sequence ATGACGCCGAGCGCACCATCGAAGCGCCTGCTTCTCTCGATCCATGACGTCAGCCCGCGCTTCGAGTCCCAGGTCGACCGCCTGCACGACCTGTTGAGCCGCTACGCACCCGTCGATCGCATCGCGCTGCTCGTCGTCCCGAACCACTGGGGCACGTCACCGATCACACCGGGCAGCCCCTTCGCGACCAAACTACGCGATCTCGCGCACCGCGGCGCAGAATTGTTCCTGCACGGCTATTTCCATCGGGACGATAGTAAGCACGACGGTCGTCTCGCCCGCCTGAAGGCAACGCAGATGACCGCGGGAGAGGGCGAGTTCCTCGGCATCGACGAGGCCGCTGCGCGTATCAAGATGCAGGCGGGCAAGAGCCTGCTGGAAGATATCGCGGGCACCCCGGTCGCAGGCTTCATCGCCCCAGCATGGCTCTATGGTCCCGGCACCTCGGCCGCGCTCGCCGAAATGAATTTTGCCCTCGCGGAGAACCATTTCAGGGTCTGGCAACCCGGCACGGGCCGGACGCTGGCGCGTGATCCGGTGTTGACCTGGGCGAGCCGCAGCCGGTCCCGCATCCTGTCGTCCTTGGCGGCGGCGCGCACCCTTCCCTTGGCAATGCGCTTCCTGCCGACCGCGCGCATCGGCGTGCATCCGGGAGATGCGCGGGTCCCGGCGATCATGACCAGCATCGAACGCGCTGTCGCCGGGCTCGTCCAAACCCATGAACCCGCGCGCTACGCCGATCTGATGAAGGCTTAA
- a CDS encoding glycosyltransferase, with protein sequence MKILTFLHSFEPGGVERIALRLVREWRASGYDAPLFMGRTDGAMRDDVGVDLVYHSPRQPRIGSGWWETIWMIVTLPGFIRRTRPDALFCAGNTYVVVAVAMKLLLGRACPRIVAKISNDLDLADQPRAGRMGYRLWLRFQGMFIDRAVAMAEPMVGEIAEYLRIARTRIDIVPDPALSDAMIRDLRKKCARTPTVTQGRRFLAVGRLVPQKNVALMLRAFQRGAQVGDHLTIVGDGPERPKLEILAARLGVDRAVTFTGYVADPTSLFSHFDALLLSSNYEGVPAVVLEALAANLTVIATDCSRSMATLLADGRLGLLVPPGDTAALAAAISAEWPPRNEQLSLDQARRFTIERSAELYAASFQRATRSAGATTLAPTGTAPTIA encoded by the coding sequence ATGAAGATTTTGACCTTCCTGCACAGTTTCGAACCCGGTGGCGTCGAACGCATCGCGCTGCGGCTCGTGCGCGAGTGGCGCGCGTCAGGCTATGATGCGCCGCTCTTCATGGGCCGGACAGACGGCGCGATGCGCGACGATGTCGGGGTCGATCTCGTTTATCATAGCCCGCGACAGCCGCGGATCGGTTCGGGGTGGTGGGAAACGATCTGGATGATCGTCACGCTACCCGGCTTCATTCGACGGACACGACCCGACGCACTGTTCTGTGCGGGCAACACCTATGTCGTGGTCGCGGTCGCGATGAAACTGCTGCTGGGCCGCGCCTGTCCTCGCATCGTCGCGAAGATCAGCAACGACCTCGACCTAGCCGATCAGCCCCGAGCCGGTCGTATGGGCTACCGCCTGTGGCTCCGCTTCCAGGGGATGTTCATCGATCGGGCTGTCGCCATGGCCGAACCGATGGTTGGCGAGATCGCAGAATACCTTCGCATCGCTAGAACACGCATCGACATAGTCCCCGATCCAGCCCTCTCCGACGCCATGATCCGGGATTTGCGCAAAAAGTGTGCGCGCACGCCTACGGTCACGCAAGGTCGTCGATTTCTCGCCGTCGGACGCCTCGTTCCCCAAAAGAACGTCGCGCTCATGCTGCGCGCGTTCCAGCGGGGCGCACAGGTCGGCGATCACCTCACCATCGTCGGTGATGGACCGGAACGTCCGAAGCTCGAAATTCTGGCTGCACGGCTCGGTGTCGATCGGGCGGTGACGTTTACCGGTTACGTCGCAGATCCGACGAGCCTCTTCAGCCATTTCGACGCCCTCCTGCTTTCGTCGAACTACGAAGGTGTGCCGGCGGTCGTCCTCGAAGCGCTCGCCGCCAACTTGACGGTGATTGCGACCGATTGCAGCCGGAGCATGGCGACACTACTCGCTGATGGCCGTCTCGGATTGCTGGTGCCGCCCGGTGACACCGCGGCACTCGCCGCTGCCATTAGCGCCGAATGGCCGCCCCGGAACGAGCAGCTCAGTCTCGATCAGGCGCGGCGCTTCACGATCGAGCGGTCCGCCGAGCTATACGCCGCCAGCTTCCAGCGAGCGACACGGTCCGCGGGCGCGACGACGCTGGCCCCGACCGGCACCGCCCCCACGATCGCCTGA
- a CDS encoding DUF2141 domain-containing protein → MSVLFLLAAQAMGSSPDLGKSAGRCRPEEDGSAFLVEIVGLKDSRGLLKLELYPDRDGDFLADDNVLLAAGKAFRRVEIPVPSSGPVAMCIRAPGPGRYAISILHDRDGDRRFALSKDGVGFAGNPKLGWSKPRADTASASVGNGPVRIRIIMNYRRGLVSFGPIKD, encoded by the coding sequence ATGAGCGTTCTCTTCCTACTCGCAGCGCAGGCTATGGGCTCAAGTCCTGACTTGGGAAAGAGCGCGGGTCGCTGCCGCCCCGAGGAAGATGGTTCTGCCTTTCTGGTGGAGATCGTTGGTCTGAAAGATAGCAGGGGCTTGCTGAAACTCGAGCTTTATCCGGATCGCGACGGCGACTTTCTTGCCGACGACAATGTATTGCTCGCTGCGGGCAAGGCCTTCAGACGGGTGGAAATCCCGGTGCCAAGCTCGGGTCCGGTGGCGATGTGTATCCGCGCGCCAGGACCCGGTCGCTATGCGATCAGCATTCTTCACGACCGCGACGGGGATCGACGCTTCGCATTGTCGAAGGATGGCGTGGGCTTTGCCGGCAATCCCAAGCTGGGCTGGTCGAAGCCTCGCGCGGATACCGCGAGCGCGAGCGTCGGCAACGGCCCGGTGCGTATCCGGATCATCATGAACTACCGCCGCGGGCTCGTCTCCTTCGGACCTATAAAGGACTGA
- a CDS encoding glycosyltransferase: MRIVDVCAFWTPHGGGVRTYIEGKMRATRHRGDEIVVVVPGERLETAVTDGGTIVSIPGPRFPLDTRYRYFNDEEAMHRVLDDLMPDVVEVSSPWGSPAMVARWRGTALRSLVMHADPLSAYAYRWFGSIAARDTIDRRFEMFWRHLRRLNEAFDLVVCASEGLTGRMIQGGVSKATTIPMGVTPGLFSPSLRNPALRAHLLARCDLPEDATLLIGLGRHASEKRWPMVIEAVAAAGSRRPVGLLLLGHGRDEATVVRGLSGILCGRP; encoded by the coding sequence ATGCGCATCGTCGATGTCTGTGCGTTCTGGACTCCTCATGGCGGCGGTGTCCGGACCTATATAGAAGGCAAGATGCGAGCGACCCGTCACAGGGGTGACGAGATCGTGGTCGTCGTTCCGGGCGAGCGCCTCGAGACGGCGGTCACGGACGGCGGCACGATCGTATCTATACCGGGTCCGCGTTTTCCCCTCGACACCAGATACCGTTACTTCAACGACGAGGAGGCGATGCATCGCGTCCTCGACGACCTGATGCCGGACGTCGTCGAGGTGTCGTCGCCTTGGGGAAGTCCCGCGATGGTCGCCCGGTGGCGCGGCACGGCGCTGCGATCGCTGGTGATGCATGCGGATCCACTCTCCGCCTATGCGTACAGGTGGTTCGGATCGATCGCAGCGCGCGATACGATCGATCGACGCTTCGAGATGTTCTGGCGCCATCTTCGGAGGCTCAACGAGGCGTTCGATCTGGTGGTGTGCGCCAGTGAGGGACTGACTGGACGCATGATCCAGGGCGGGGTCAGCAAAGCGACGACGATCCCGATGGGCGTGACTCCTGGTCTGTTCTCTCCCTCCCTGCGCAATCCGGCGCTCCGCGCGCATCTGCTCGCCCGGTGCGATTTGCCCGAGGATGCGACCCTTCTCATCGGCCTGGGCCGACATGCGTCCGAAAAGCGCTGGCCGATGGTTATCGAGGCCGTCGCGGCCGCCGGGAGCCGTCGGCCGGTGGGGCTACTCCTGTTAGGGCACGGACGGGACGAGGCGACCGTCGTCCGGGGACTGTCAGGAATTTTGTGCGGGAGGCCATAG
- a CDS encoding IS256 family transposase yields MAIDKDVLDQLLAGRDPQELFAKDGLLDELKKALSERMLSAELDDHLESEGAAGTINRRNGSSRKTMLTGTSKVTLDVPRDRAGTFDPKLIAKYQRRFPDFDDKIVSMYARGMTVREIRGHLEELYGIDVSPDLISTVTDAVLETVAEWQGRPLDACYPLVFFDAIRVKIRDEGFVRNKAVYIALGIQPDGTKEVLGIWIEQTEGAKFWLRVMNELRNRGVADILIAVVDGLKGFPEAINAVFPEAIVQTCIVHLIRNSMSFASWKERKFIAQALRGVYRAETPEAGMAALEAFEAGPWGQKHPAIAISWRRHWDQVIPFFAFPEGVRRIIYTTNAIEALNSKVRRAVRTRGHFPGDDAAMKLLYLVLNHAADEWKRPPREWGEAKSQFAVIFGERFVI; encoded by the coding sequence ATGGCAATCGACAAGGACGTTTTGGACCAGCTTCTGGCTGGTCGTGACCCGCAGGAGCTGTTTGCAAAGGACGGTCTGCTCGACGAGCTGAAGAAGGCGTTGTCGGAGCGGATGCTGTCGGCTGAGCTCGACGATCATCTGGAAAGCGAAGGCGCCGCAGGCACCATCAACCGGCGCAACGGGTCATCGAGGAAGACGATGCTGACGGGCACATCGAAGGTGACGCTGGACGTGCCACGCGACCGGGCGGGGACGTTCGACCCGAAGCTCATCGCCAAATACCAGCGCCGTTTCCCCGACTTCGACGACAAGATCGTCTCGATGTACGCGCGCGGGATGACGGTGCGCGAAATCCGCGGGCACCTCGAGGAGCTGTACGGGATCGACGTCTCGCCGGACCTGATCTCGACCGTCACCGATGCGGTGCTGGAGACGGTTGCCGAATGGCAGGGTCGGCCGCTCGACGCCTGCTATCCGCTGGTGTTTTTCGACGCGATCCGGGTGAAGATCCGCGACGAAGGGTTCGTCCGCAACAAGGCGGTCTACATCGCGCTGGGCATTCAGCCGGACGGGACCAAGGAGGTGCTCGGCATCTGGATCGAGCAGACCGAGGGGGCCAAATTCTGGCTGCGCGTCATGAACGAGCTCAGGAACCGCGGCGTCGCCGACATCCTGATCGCCGTCGTCGACGGCCTGAAGGGGTTCCCGGAGGCGATCAACGCTGTCTTCCCCGAGGCCATCGTCCAGACCTGCATCGTCCATCTGATCCGCAACAGCATGAGCTTTGCGTCCTGGAAAGAGCGCAAGTTCATCGCCCAGGCGTTGCGCGGCGTCTACCGTGCCGAGACGCCCGAGGCCGGCATGGCTGCGCTGGAGGCGTTCGAGGCAGGCCCCTGGGGCCAGAAACACCCGGCCATCGCCATAAGCTGGCGGCGACACTGGGACCAGGTGATCCCGTTCTTCGCCTTTCCCGAGGGCGTCCGCCGGATCATCTACACTACGAACGCCATCGAGGCCCTGAATTCGAAGGTTCGCCGTGCCGTCCGTACCCGCGGCCATTTCCCCGGTGACGATGCCGCGATGAAGCTGTTATATCTCGTGCTCAATCACGCGGCGGACGAATGGAAGCGCCCACCGCGCGAATGGGGTGAGGCCAAAAGTCAGTTCGCCGTAATCTTCGGTGAGCGCTTCGTCATCTAA
- a CDS encoding glycosyltransferase: MTVTGLPHKIPDSPVVRAAKGNPHVHLGAPVFDRPHLATILASADALVHGCEAETFCMAAAEARASGIPIIVPDLGGAADQLRPGFGEKYVARSAASLADAIVRQIDAGETMLRRASSAADSVTDMQAHFDALLATYRATRRGAPILQQVA; encoded by the coding sequence ATGACGGTAACCGGCCTCCCGCACAAAATTCCTGACAGTCCCGTCGTCCGTGCGGCGAAGGGCAATCCGCATGTTCACCTCGGTGCCCCGGTGTTTGACCGACCGCACCTCGCCACGATCCTCGCCAGCGCAGACGCACTGGTCCATGGTTGCGAAGCGGAAACGTTCTGCATGGCAGCCGCGGAAGCTCGTGCCAGCGGCATCCCGATTATCGTACCCGATCTTGGCGGGGCTGCGGATCAGCTGCGCCCCGGCTTCGGCGAGAAATACGTGGCGCGCTCGGCTGCATCGCTTGCCGACGCCATAGTGCGGCAGATTGACGCAGGCGAGACAATGTTGAGGCGCGCCTCCTCCGCCGCTGACAGCGTGACAGACATGCAAGCGCACTTCGATGCGTTGCTCGCGACCTATCGCGCCACGCGACGCGGCGCGCCGATCCTGCAGCAGGTCGCCTGA
- a CDS encoding LptF/LptG family permease, with the protein MKLIDRYIFAQTWRNFAAICGIIVALLLLENLSRLLHLLENVEEPISLLLQFLLALVPEYLGLGILVAIFLSTALAVRSLSLAGEWQILAATGVSPTRLLLIPMMFGAVGATAETAINFHYRPVGERRLDQLLDEVRLGRHGVGAAIRSIVSFPNGVTVTIDGHDRATGMLTGVFVAMPEVTLTAPRARATHDGFGTIVLRLENGRGLTRRRDGFNVLSFRYLTVRIATTNEKASTVSLPALDRLPLDEIVELAMRETSRSQTSMPALASIASRLTYSLMALVVPILGIALGAPPMRGRSGAGLVLGILMIVGFVRAASFVESSALQRPVLASGVLMLLSGGAAGLLWRFEIRSGPGFVDRLIDRQLVSPLLYLAKGKARTTLKVWC; encoded by the coding sequence GTGAAGCTGATCGACCGATACATCTTCGCGCAGACCTGGCGCAACTTTGCCGCGATATGCGGGATCATCGTCGCCTTGTTGTTACTCGAAAACCTCTCCCGACTCCTGCATCTGCTGGAGAACGTGGAAGAACCCATCTCGCTTCTGCTTCAGTTCCTGCTCGCGCTCGTGCCGGAATATCTTGGGCTTGGCATCCTGGTAGCGATATTCCTCTCGACGGCGCTCGCCGTTCGATCGCTGAGCCTCGCGGGAGAATGGCAGATTCTCGCTGCGACCGGCGTGTCGCCGACCCGGCTTCTCCTGATACCAATGATGTTCGGGGCGGTCGGCGCGACCGCAGAGACCGCCATCAACTTTCACTATCGACCCGTCGGAGAGCGCAGGCTCGATCAATTGTTGGACGAGGTTCGGCTCGGTCGGCACGGCGTCGGTGCGGCGATCCGCTCGATCGTCAGCTTTCCGAACGGCGTGACGGTCACGATCGACGGCCATGATCGCGCGACGGGTATGTTGACCGGGGTATTCGTTGCCATGCCCGAGGTAACGCTCACGGCTCCGCGGGCACGCGCCACCCACGATGGGTTCGGCACAATCGTGCTTAGGCTGGAGAATGGTCGAGGACTGACACGCAGACGTGACGGGTTCAACGTCCTGTCCTTCCGATATCTGACGGTTCGGATCGCAACCACAAACGAGAAGGCGTCTACCGTAAGTCTGCCCGCGCTCGATCGTCTTCCTCTGGACGAAATCGTCGAATTGGCGATGCGCGAGACCTCGAGATCCCAAACTTCAATGCCGGCGCTCGCTTCGATCGCGTCACGGCTGACCTACAGCCTCATGGCCCTCGTCGTTCCCATCCTTGGCATCGCACTGGGAGCACCGCCCATGCGCGGAAGGTCCGGGGCGGGACTCGTCTTGGGTATCCTGATGATCGTCGGGTTCGTCCGCGCGGCGTCCTTCGTAGAAAGCTCTGCGTTGCAGCGACCAGTCCTCGCCAGCGGCGTGCTGATGTTGCTGAGCGGCGGAGCAGCCGGTCTACTTTGGCGGTTCGAAATCAGATCCGGACCAGGCTTCGTAGATCGATTGATCGATCGTCAGCTCGTCAGTCCTCTCCTCTACCTTGCGAAGGGGAAGGCACGAACAACGCTCAAGGTATGGTGCTAG
- a CDS encoding PepSY domain-containing protein — protein MIRKTLIAAATAALATVSVNAAMPTTKLGMAKARAIALKAAPGRVQKAEYEKEGGGWRYSFDIRQGNRIHEIGVDAHTGKIVEDKFEALGDKD, from the coding sequence ATGATCAGGAAGACATTGATCGCTGCCGCTACCGCTGCGCTCGCCACCGTCTCGGTCAACGCCGCCATGCCGACCACGAAGCTCGGAATGGCGAAGGCGCGAGCGATCGCGCTGAAGGCAGCGCCTGGCCGCGTCCAGAAGGCGGAATATGAGAAGGAAGGCGGCGGATGGCGCTATTCGTTCGACATCCGCCAGGGCAACCGCATCCACGAGATCGGTGTCGATGCGCACACCGGCAAGATTGTCGAGGACAAGTTCGAAGCACTGGGCGACAAGGACTGA
- a CDS encoding response regulator transcription factor, with translation MRVLLAEDDIDTARLIAGDLTGRGYDVTMVADGDSARSYAIEEPFDIAIVDRMLPSLDGVEIVRAWRAAGIRLPVLMLTALGGIADRVTGLGAGADDYLVKPFALAELAARIDALLRRPPLATQLTRFQVGDVMLDLLSRDVRRDGREVRLQPREFAILEQLMRHAGQVVTRTMLLETIWGFHFDPQTNIVESHLSRMRSKLNAGFAADPIETLRGVGYRMRRDG, from the coding sequence ATGCGCGTGCTGCTCGCCGAAGACGATATCGACACGGCACGGCTCATCGCCGGTGACCTCACCGGCCGGGGCTATGACGTGACGATGGTCGCCGATGGCGACAGCGCGCGCAGCTATGCGATCGAGGAGCCGTTCGACATCGCGATAGTCGATCGGATGCTACCGTCGCTGGATGGCGTCGAGATCGTCCGTGCTTGGCGAGCTGCGGGTATCCGCTTGCCGGTGCTGATGCTTACGGCGCTCGGCGGCATCGCCGACCGGGTGACCGGTCTCGGTGCCGGCGCGGACGATTATCTGGTCAAGCCCTTCGCGTTGGCGGAACTGGCCGCCCGGATCGATGCGCTGCTGCGCCGGCCGCCTCTCGCCACTCAGCTGACGCGCTTTCAGGTAGGAGACGTCATGCTCGACCTCCTCTCCCGCGATGTCAGACGCGACGGTCGGGAAGTCCGCCTTCAGCCGCGCGAGTTTGCGATCCTGGAACAACTCATGCGGCACGCGGGGCAAGTCGTGACCCGCACGATGCTGTTGGAGACGATCTGGGGTTTCCACTTCGATCCGCAGACCAACATCGTCGAGAGCCATCTGAGCCGGATGAGATCCAAGCTTAACGCCGGTTTCGCCGCAGATCCGATCGAGACGCTGCGCGGGGTTGGTTACCGGATGCGACGGGATGGGTGA
- a CDS encoding sensor histidine kinase, with the protein MGELWRSAAYRIAFVYSAAFALAIAVLGAIVFVAADAAFRHQQDVALADETKQLVVAYRGEGLSDLLDALAARSDAKGIAAFGYAMFDRDGQRIAGDLDTPPPPPGLHDIHFRDPEEGQDAARAMTTILPSGERLVVAIDTEGLEQIDRTILGLFIGAFGIVVMVGIAGALILGAYLRRRLSRIEAAARAIVGGDLTRRVAVSERGDEFDALGATLNAMLDRIEQLMENLRQVSSDIAHDLRTPLSRLRTTLEAAREKDPVGQRKAIDEAVTQGDALLSLFGGILRIAEVEGSTFIAFEPVDVTALVDDICEACTPAVDDGHRSLSCQAAPGMTVKGDRELLAQAIINLLDNAQAHTPVGTAITITAFSAGGKVCVRVADNGPGIMEQDRERVTRRFVRLDPARSSAGHGLGLNLVAAVAKSHGGHLVLEDAHPGLAATLVFPELIR; encoded by the coding sequence ATGGGTGAGCTTTGGCGAAGCGCCGCCTATCGTATCGCCTTCGTCTATTCGGCCGCATTCGCGTTGGCGATTGCGGTGCTCGGCGCCATCGTGTTCGTGGCGGCGGATGCCGCCTTCCGGCATCAGCAGGACGTCGCGCTGGCCGACGAGACAAAGCAGCTCGTGGTGGCCTATCGCGGAGAAGGGCTGTCCGATCTGCTGGATGCGCTGGCGGCCCGTAGCGACGCCAAGGGCATTGCCGCGTTCGGATACGCGATGTTCGATCGTGATGGCCAGCGCATCGCCGGTGATCTCGATACCCCTCCGCCGCCGCCCGGCCTTCACGACATCCACTTTCGCGATCCCGAGGAGGGACAGGACGCGGCACGCGCCATGACTACCATCCTGCCTTCCGGCGAGCGGTTGGTCGTCGCGATCGATACCGAGGGACTGGAGCAGATCGACCGCACCATCCTTGGCCTTTTCATAGGCGCATTTGGGATCGTGGTCATGGTCGGCATTGCTGGTGCGCTGATATTGGGCGCCTATTTGCGCCGGCGTCTTTCGCGAATCGAGGCGGCTGCGCGTGCGATAGTCGGCGGTGACCTGACGCGGCGCGTGGCGGTATCCGAGCGAGGCGACGAGTTTGACGCGCTTGGCGCGACGCTCAACGCGATGCTCGACCGGATCGAGCAACTGATGGAGAACCTCCGTCAGGTGTCCTCGGATATTGCGCACGATCTCCGCACGCCCCTGTCGCGGCTACGAACGACACTGGAGGCGGCGCGCGAGAAGGATCCGGTCGGCCAGAGAAAGGCGATCGACGAGGCTGTCACGCAGGGGGATGCGCTGCTGTCGTTGTTCGGCGGCATCCTTCGCATCGCCGAGGTTGAGGGATCGACCTTTATAGCGTTCGAGCCGGTCGACGTGACCGCCTTGGTGGACGATATCTGCGAGGCATGCACGCCAGCGGTTGACGATGGCCACCGCTCGCTGTCGTGCCAGGCCGCCCCGGGCATGACCGTGAAGGGAGACCGCGAGCTTCTGGCACAGGCAATCATCAACCTCCTCGACAATGCGCAGGCGCACACGCCGGTAGGAACGGCGATCACCATCACGGCATTTAGCGCGGGCGGAAAAGTCTGCGTCCGCGTTGCCGACAACGGGCCAGGTATCATGGAACAGGATCGCGAGCGGGTAACTCGCCGGTTCGTGCGCCTCGATCCCGCACGATCTTCGGCGGGTCACGGACTCGGACTGAACCTCGTCGCTGCCGTCGCAAAATCGCATGGCGGGCACCTCGTTCTAGAAGATGCGCATCCGGGACTGGCCGCTACTCTCGTCTTTCCGGAGCTGATTCGATGA
- a CDS encoding TolC family protein: protein MKAGFSLLCLAGALTGCAHYTPLPLETGANASLSVPSSRGLTAAAAELKRPFLQPTTIDLSQPLDLNAIATIAVIANPDLKAQRTRAGVADAQAFAARLLPDPTFNIGANKVLSGPDVLLDLASALGFDIQSLRTRGARIAQAEAQARQVRLDLAWAEWQTAGQARLQAVRVVGLERAQAITAASRDASRLLLTRTLRAAGRGDLSGDQIQAARVAAFTAEQQARTTERDLNVARFALTKLLGLPPVSILRLAITSDAGAPPDADRLFALARSARTDLAALRQGYSAQEAAVRLAIIQQFPTLDLTVNANRDSAGNVLTGPAVAFTLPLWNRNRGNIAIERTTREALKAEYEARLVQARADIAAAVGGIAVAERQRATAIADLPALTRFAAASRRAANRGDLAAATAETAEQASRDRELVVTQTSQDLGEQMIALELLTGTPRADWLK from the coding sequence ATGAAGGCCGGCTTTTCGCTCTTATGTCTCGCAGGTGCTCTGACAGGCTGCGCGCACTACACGCCGCTGCCGCTCGAGACCGGCGCGAACGCCTCGCTGTCTGTCCCGTCGTCGCGAGGACTGACGGCCGCGGCAGCGGAGCTCAAACGGCCCTTTCTCCAGCCGACGACGATCGATCTATCGCAACCGCTGGACCTGAACGCGATCGCCACGATCGCCGTCATCGCAAACCCGGATCTGAAGGCGCAGCGGACCCGCGCCGGCGTTGCGGATGCGCAGGCATTTGCCGCCCGGCTGCTGCCCGACCCGACTTTTAACATCGGCGCGAACAAGGTCTTGTCGGGACCCGATGTCCTGCTTGACCTTGCTTCTGCGCTCGGATTCGACATCCAGTCACTTCGGACACGCGGCGCACGGATCGCTCAGGCCGAGGCGCAAGCCCGTCAGGTCCGGCTCGATCTTGCCTGGGCCGAGTGGCAGACCGCCGGTCAGGCCCGCCTTCAGGCGGTACGCGTTGTCGGACTGGAGCGTGCACAAGCGATCACGGCGGCGTCACGGGACGCATCGCGGTTGCTTCTGACGCGCACCCTGCGCGCAGCAGGCCGCGGCGACCTGTCTGGCGATCAGATCCAGGCCGCCCGGGTCGCGGCATTCACCGCCGAGCAGCAGGCAAGAACCACCGAACGCGACCTGAACGTTGCGCGGTTCGCCCTGACGAAGCTGCTCGGGCTGCCGCCGGTTTCAATCCTTCGTCTGGCGATCACCAGCGATGCTGGCGCTCCGCCGGACGCCGATCGGCTTTTCGCCCTCGCGCGGAGCGCGCGCACCGACCTCGCCGCCCTGCGGCAAGGCTATTCCGCGCAGGAGGCTGCGGTCCGGCTCGCCATCATCCAACAATTCCCGACGTTGGACTTGACGGTTAACGCCAACCGGGATTCCGCTGGCAATGTCCTGACCGGTCCCGCAGTCGCCTTCACACTGCCGCTGTGGAATCGCAACCGTGGCAACATCGCCATTGAGCGCACGACGCGCGAGGCGCTGAAGGCGGAATATGAGGCGCGCTTGGTCCAGGCGCGGGCGGATATCGCCGCAGCAGTCGGCGGCATCGCGGTCGCCGAACGTCAGCGCGCCACGGCAATTGCTGACCTCCCGGCACTGACCCGCTTCGCGGCCGCCAGTCGCCGCGCCGCGAACCGAGGCGACCTCGCCGCAGCCACCGCCGAGACAGCCGAACAAGCTTCGCGGGACCGCGAACTCGTGGTGACACAGACAAGCCAGGACCTGGGGGAACAAATGATCGCACTCGAACTCCTGACCGGCACGCCCCGCGCGGATTGGCTGAAGTGA